A region from the Musa acuminata AAA Group cultivar baxijiao chromosome BXJ1-10, Cavendish_Baxijiao_AAA, whole genome shotgun sequence genome encodes:
- the LOC103969978 gene encoding pathogenesis-related protein 1A-like, whose translation MAHTVRAQNSPQDFLDAHNTARVCVAVGPMSWDDGVAAYANKRRADYQLFHSGGTSSRDAVSLWVAEKQYSDYDSNTCDGGKVCGHYTQVVWANSVYLGLCPRGVRRRRRLHHLQLQSARQLRGTAPLLISKALLRLSIWKNRRIKPSF comes from the coding sequence ATGGCGCACACGGTCCGCGCACAGAACTCTCCTCAAGACTTCCTCGATGCCCATAACACGGCCCGAGTTTGCGTCGCGGTCGGCCCCATGTCGTGGGACGACGGCGTCGCGGCCTACGCCAACAAGAGAAGGGCCGACTACCAGCTGTTCCATTCCGGCGGAACCAGTTCAAGGGATGCGGTGTCGCTCTGGGTGGCGGAGAAGCAGTACTCCGACTATGACTCCAACACCTGCGACGGGGGAAAGGTGTGCGGGCACTACACCCAGGTGGTGTGGGCTAACTCGGTCTACCTCGGGCTGTGCCCTCGTGGTGTGCGACGACGGCGGCGTCTTCATCACCTGCAACTACAGTCCGCCAGGCAACTACGTGGGACGGCGCCCCTACTGATCTCTAAAGCTCTCTTAAGGTTATCCATATGGAAAAATCGACGAATAAAACCTTCCTTCTAA